TGCCTTCCAGCGTGCCGTCGTTCAGGTTGATGTGGGTGGGCACAAAGGCCCCGTTGGGGATGGAATCAATGTCTACGGCGTACCCATGGTTCTGCGCCGTGATTTCCACATTTCCCGTTAAGAGATTCTTCACGGGCTGGTTGCCGCCCCGGTGCCCGAACTTCATCTTGAAGGTCCGGCCACCCGCGGCCAGCCCCAGAATCTGGTGCCCCAGGCAGATGCCGAAGGTGGGCAGCAGGCCCATCAGTTCCCAGGCGGTCTTGTGGGCGTATTCCAGGGGGGCCGGGTCGCCGGGGCCGTTGGACAGGAAGAGGCCGTGCGGCTGCAAGGCCATGATCTGCGCCGGGGTGGTGTGGGCCGGCACCACAATCGGCTCAATGCCCACCTCGGCCAAGCGCTCGATGATGGTGTGCTTGATTCCGAAATCCATCAGGACCACGCGCTTGCCGTGGCGCAGGGTGGGAAAGGCGTAGGGCAGGGCGGTGGTGACCTCGCGGGTCATGTCGTGCCCGTCAATGTCCTGGTGGTCACGGGCACGGCCCACGTACACGGCTTCCTCGGCGGGCGTGAACTCGCCGTAAGCGTCTTCCGGGTGGGTGAAGGAGCGGTGGGCGATCACGCCCTTGACCACGCCGCCTTCACGCAGACGCCGCACCAGCGCGCGGGTGTCGATGCCCTGAATGGACACGACCCCATACTGCTGCATAAAAGCTTCCAGCGACTGCTGCGCGCGGTGGTTGGAATACTCGCCCGAGAACTCGCGTGAGATAAAGCCGCGCACATACGGCTTGTTGCTCTCCATGTCGTAGATCGCCACGCCGTAATTGCCCACATGCGGGTAGGTGATGGTCACGATCTGCCCGTTGTAAGACGGGTCGGTCATGATTTCCTGATACCCGGTCATGGAGGTGTTAAACACCACCTCGCCCACGGTCTCGCCGCGGTGTCCAAAGGCGTAGCCGCGGTACACGGTGCCGTCTTCCAGGGCCAGGATGGCCCGCTCTTTTCTAATCATGCGTGTGTCCTCCATTCGCGCCTCGCTGGACGCGTTTCATGGCTGGGCCAGCGCAGCACCGTGGTCCCCAGGCGGGGCTTACCAGCGGTAGCGCACGTTCGCCTTGCCGATGATGACATTCCCCGACACGCCGCGCTGTGAGGTCATGCCGTCAAAGCGGTTGATCACGTCGGCCGCCGCGTTCATGACTGGCGCCAGAAACTCATTGAGGTCCTCGTCTTGCAGGTCTTCGGGCAGGCTGCCCAGCAGGTCTTGGCCGGTCAGGGCCGGCAGGTCAGGGGTGTAGCCAAAGCCCGCCGAGGCGGTGGTGTCCAGGCCCGCCGCCCGGAAGGCCGCACTCTGGCCCAGGGTGGCTGGGGTCTCGTCCAGGGCCGCCTGCAGCGCCTCGTCACTGAACGCCGTGACCAGGTAGCCGTCCCGGAAGCCGTAGACCATTTTCAGGCCGGCCAGCAGGGTGTCCACCTGTTCCATGCTCTGCATGGCGGCGCCCAGGCCCATCATGCCCATGCCGCCCAGGGCGTCCATGTCCTCGCCGTCCATGACGCCCTTCATGGCGCCGCCCAACGTCTCTTTCAGGGTGGCCCGCACGCCCTGAATGGCCGAGTTCACGCTGGCCGCGTACTCGGGCAGGTGGGCTTCGGCCGCCGCCTGGTCGGTGACGCGCTGGTAGGACACGCTGGCGGCCAGCGAGGCCAGGGGGTCTTCCTGATTCAGGCTGGCCTTGGTGCCGCCGGCCAGGGTGACCTGCGCGCACTCGCCGCCCAGGTACGCCCCCGAACGTTCCAGGTGGCTGGCCAGCTGGCTGTCGGTCAGGAACCCAAAGGGCTCCAAGAGGTCAATGCGGGTCAGCCAGCGGCCCAGGTACGCGCCCGATTCGGGGGCGCAGGCGCTGGCCTGAACGGCCTCTACGTCGGCCGGGATGATGTCCTGCACACCGAAGTCGGTGGTGGCGGTCAGGATGCGGCGCAGCGGGGCGTCCTTGCCGGCCGTGTTCACCGCCTGCGCGGAGGTGGTGGTCAGGCCGCTGGCGGTGGTGGTCAGGCCCCCGGCCACCTGGCCCAGGGTGTCAATGGCGTCCACGACGGGCGAGAGCAGGCGCGGCAAAAAGACCTGGGTCAGCGAGGAACGGATGACCTTGGCGGTGGCCGAGAAGTTGGCATACAGGCCAAATTCATTGGTGCCCGCCGCGCGGCTGACTGCCGCGTAGGCCGACGACGCAGCCAGCGTGGGCGCCGCCTTGCCGCTCAGGCGCCCCAGGTAGGACATCAGCAGGGCCTTGTTGGTCGACACGTACACCAGGCCGCCCGACTGCCCTGCGAACAGGTCGCCCTGGCGCGAGAAGGTGTAGTTGCCCACGCGCGCGCCCGGCTTCTTGCTGCCCAGCATCTCACGTGACAGTTCACCGGCCCGCGCCACGGCCAGCAGCTCTGGGGTAAAGGTGTTGCGTTTTTCCTGCACGGCAAACACGCCCGCCACGCCCTCGCGGCCCAGGAAGTCGGTCAGGAGGGCCTGCACACCGTCCAGCATGGCGGCGGGGCTGTCTTCCTCATCCAGCTGAACGGCGTCCAGCACGCGCGTCAGCACCCCGCCGAAGCGCTTCAGTGCGGGCGCGGCGTTTTTCGTTTCCAGCGTCAGCAGCGCGCCGGCGGGCAGCGAGTTCGCCAGAGGCTTCTGGGCGCTCTGGGCAGAGGCGGCCCCGGCCAGGCTGAGGGTCAGGAGGGACGCGGCAGTCAGGAAGCGTGTCATCCCCTGCATCCTATCCGCCCGGTCAGCCCCTAGGGGCCGAAGATGCCGCCTCATGTCAGGGTCCTGAACATGGCGATTTCGTTGCAGTTCTCGAAGAACGCGCAGCGCTGGCATTCGCTCCAGACCTTGGGGTGAAGGTTGGTCTTGTCAATTCGGACGAAGCCGCATTTCTCGAAAAAGCCCTGCTGGTAGGTCCAGGCGAACAGCGCGGGCAGGTCAATGGCGCGGGCCTCAGCCTCACAGGCTTCCACCAGCTGCTTACCCAGCCCCCGGCCCTGCATGTGAGGGTGAATGGCCAGGCCGCGCACCTCGGCCAGGTCTGGGGCCAGAAGATGCAACCCGCAGGCCCCGGCCAGCCCCCCCGGCTTGTCCTCATGCGGCGCCGCCATCACCAGATGGAAGTCCCGAATCGTCTCGGCCAGCAGGGCGCGCGAGCGCACCAGCATCAGCCCCCGCGCGGCCCAGTACCCGATGAGTTCGTGAATGGCCTCAATGTCCGAGAGCTTGGCCTTGCGCGTCGACAGCGGCGCCTGGGGGTGTAGATCGGGGACCGCGATGGAATCGA
The Deinococcus betulae DNA segment above includes these coding regions:
- the carA gene encoding glutamine-hydrolyzing carbamoyl-phosphate synthase small subunit, with the protein product MIRKERAILALEDGTVYRGYAFGHRGETVGEVVFNTSMTGYQEIMTDPSYNGQIVTITYPHVGNYGVAIYDMESNKPYVRGFISREFSGEYSNHRAQQSLEAFMQQYGVVSIQGIDTRALVRRLREGGVVKGVIAHRSFTHPEDAYGEFTPAEEAVYVGRARDHQDIDGHDMTREVTTALPYAFPTLRHGKRVVLMDFGIKHTIIERLAEVGIEPIVVPAHTTPAQIMALQPHGLFLSNGPGDPAPLEYAHKTAWELMGLLPTFGICLGHQILGLAAGGRTFKMKFGHRGGNQPVKNLLTGNVEITAQNHGYAVDIDSIPNGAFVPTHINLNDGTLEGMAHSRYPVFSVQYHPEASPGPHDSRYLFDRFIEEIDAFDGGTGTPIAKALPGRLGV
- a CDS encoding N-acetyltransferase, which produces MTLALDSIAVPDLHPQAPLSTRKAKLSDIEAIHELIGYWAARGLMLVRSRALLAETIRDFHLVMAAPHEDKPGGLAGACGLHLLAPDLAEVRGLAIHPHMQGRGLGKQLVEACEAEARAIDLPALFAWTYQQGFFEKCGFVRIDKTNLHPKVWSECQRCAFFENCNEIAMFRTLT